In the Primulina tabacum isolate GXHZ01 chromosome 7, ASM2559414v2, whole genome shotgun sequence genome, tatgagTGACCGTAACcatttaaaaatagaaaaagatatatatttttgggcatacaatttgaaatttttaatatttttaaatattaatttatatttttaatcttataatttgcattattttatttattttgggtTCCTCTAtaatgttttttgtttttatgtggTAAATTTGTACTTTTTACTTGTTGCTGctgttatattatataatattatattctcAAAAGAACATCGATTttttcataataataataataatatggatgccAAAGCGCAGATCCCAGCGTGTCGTAGATAGCGATGCGAAACCTACTGACTTTTGTCTCGATGACGTCATGAAACAGGTGTAGCAAAACAAGAGGTTGATGCTGAGAAGGAGCGTGGCTTCCTCTTCAGTGCTTCACGCGTACATTTAGAGCGTCGATCACACTGTGCCGACAAGTTATTTCGAAATGTAGCCGTACTGGATCTAATTTGATGTACCCTACACTGGATGATCGACACCTGGCCAAGATTACGTGAAGTCGGAGCATCGGATCCAAGCCTCTCGAAATATTTCTGTACATCACGTGTCCGGTGGGGACAGCTCACGTGGATTAAGccatttcttaattatttacaaTTTATTGGGTTTTACCTTTTAAACCACacacaaaaattataatttttcccCCAAAATCATCATGTTTAATCTAAATacttgatattttatttaattattattataatttttattgcttaaaaatcATTGGGATATTATGTGACATATATCGTGTTTGAtccattaatttatatttttatcatttggAGGCTAGGAAAAAAATCTACTTCATTATCATTTTAACTTCATATGAACAATCATTTCGTCTCCCATTTTGACGttttttaaaatctaaataCATTTTTTACTCAAAAATAAAGGGCgagaatttatattatattttcgtAATGAAACTATTTATTAAATCGCACCTTTTGATTCTTTTGTTGATATTACGTCTTAGAAAAGTAAACTACTAAGAAGAGAAGAGAAGAAGAGAAGTCAATCACTACACTAGAAAGTTCACCACCAGAGCAAGCGTGGTGTAATTCTTTTGTTGTTCTTAATTTATCATATTATCCGATAAGGAACGTGACAGTAGGAACAAGCATATATGGTGTAATTCGATGATATATCTtcgaatattgaagaattgaaTATTTCAGTTTATTCTAAAAATTTATAATGTAatcacaataaataaattaaacttcCAATTTCAATGAAATTTTTTCCTGTTAACTGGTGACATGCATgcatagtttttttttaaaaaaattcctaAAATCATGAAGGCTCAATTGTGATCCATATTTGTGGTCAAAATGTTTTACTATATCTTTTAACTAACTCGACATTTTAACTAATTTTACATATCCCTGCATAATTTTTGATGCTATAAttgaaattttcataatttctgATCTGAAAAACACCTAAATTGACTTATATACATGGGATGAAATTTAGAAGAGGATTTTTATAACAAACCCGTCAATTAAGCTTTTATCTGAaagcaacatatatatatatatatatatatataatggaaaatttttaatttcattgaataataatataatttataaaatgtACGTAAATTATGCTAGCTACTCAAGATTCCTGTGAAACCGGTAACAGGGAAAGTTTTAATATATAAGGTCAGTTTAATGAATTAGTGCATATGGAATCTCACTTCTCATAAACGTTGTCGTATTTAAGACAAGTAAATTAAGGATTCATATTATGCAATTTAAGGAAACTATACAGATTGAAAAGCCGAAGAAATATCAGAAAGCAGCTGACGACCGAGATATATATACGCCAAAAGTGTCTGTGGTAAACAACAATAGCAAAGTCAAATTAAAGAATATAAAAACATTGCATTTGGAGaaattaagtaattaattaaaatactaacaaccatttttttatatagaaattATGTATTAAATTAGATTATGGGGACGATGTATATACGTACATTTTattaacaatatttatttaagatGCATAAGGTACGAATATCTACCGGCTTATCTTGTTGAGCAGTGAGCTCTCACTTTCTCCTTTCATTTATTGTTCATTGATTCTCAATCTTAAAGAGTATATTAGTTGCCTTTTGTGCCTAGAGAAAACCATTTCCAtagattttcttgatttcaccATTTTCCATTTCTTTTGCTTTCTCTTTTTCCTCCCAAAAAAGGAAAAATCTATTCTTTTTCCTGTAGTAGGAGTGCTAAATCCATTCGAGATTTAAGCCCAAAAGGATGGACAAAGATGTGAATCAGAAAAAGGGAAACAAACAGcccaaaatcaagaaaaagcaGCCACTTAAAGTTGTTTACATAACAAACCCTATCAAGTTCAAAACCAGCGCTTCAGAGTTCAGGTCCCTAGTGCAAGAGCTCACCGGGCAAGATTCCGATCTGCCCGAATCCTCCTCTAAGTTTGCGGCGGATGGTTTTGCTGATGGCTCTGGCGGCGGCCAACCAGAGAAGGCCGAGGCTGCGAATACAGTACTGGAGGAGAGCAGAAATACTGTTCATGCAGTACTCGAAGATACGAGGAAAATAGGGCAACACAATGGGACAATTCATGGTGCTGTGTCACAAGTATCCGATCCAGCGTCATTCTGGTCGTTCGGTGGTGTACCGAAAGGGCTGGATTCATCGTCGTTTGTGTCATTTGTTGATGAAATGTATTCTCCACAATTGGTTGAGGAATTTCAAGGGATAGTGGATTCAAACTTGAGCCAAGAATCTCCGCATTTTGATGTTTTCAAGAGGCTAGATTCCGAGTAAACTAGGTATGCTTAATTTGGCACGTAACcctttatgatttatgatagtTTGTTATTCATTTGTTGATTTTATCTACATTTGTTTGGGAAATTTCAAGACTTGTAGTGCTAGCTTTGATTCTTAATTAACAAAACCCTTCAATTAGAGTTTgcttataaaattaattttatagcCATAGGCTTGTAGCTAAAGCAAGAAGATTAACTAATTCAatccaaattatatatatataaatctataatttttaCGAAAGAAAATTGAAATGCGTCAAATTCAAATGATAAATTAGTCAAGATAGATGTATTTTTCCCCTTAAGATGGGATTCAATTTAAGTTTGCTACTATAAAAAAATTTCGAAGTTGAAAATGGATCTAGTTTTCGTTGGAATTATTCTAAAATAATCGATCGAAAATTTACACTTTTCCTGATACATTTGATCAACCTTATCACTATTAATCTAAGAAATAATTAATCAAGATAAAAATATACCAACCTAGATTATATATATGTTGCAACTTGTGATTGATCTTGTGATTTACTATTTTGAACTTGTTACGAGAACTTTCCTTTACTTTtcttattatttatatacacattAAATCATACTCTTAACTCGGTGTTCACAGATATTATTGTTCATGCAACTAGGCTGATATTGACTGGCAATTGTTGATATACATTGTATTGCTAGAGTACAAGGGCAACATATATATAATGtgaaacaaaaataatatcagtttgtttaataatatataatatagtaCATCATTTGCCATTAAAATGGGATAATGTCTAATACTGATAATTAGTGATAGCTTAAGCTTATAAatcatgatttgatttttggatTATATCCGTACCTTGGAATATCTAGTATTAATGTTAAGTGATCACCAATTCACCATTCTAGCTTCTACACTCGTATGAATTG is a window encoding:
- the LOC142552058 gene encoding uncharacterized protein LOC142552058, translating into MDKDVNQKKGNKQPKIKKKQPLKVVYITNPIKFKTSASEFRSLVQELTGQDSDLPESSSKFAADGFADGSGGGQPEKAEAANTVLEESRNTVHAVLEDTRKIGQHNGTIHGAVSQVSDPASFWSFGGVPKGLDSSSFVSFVDEMYSPQLVEEFQGIVDSNLSQESPHFDVFKRLDSE